In Candidatus Nomurabacteria bacterium, the following proteins share a genomic window:
- a CDS encoding type I glyceraldehyde-3-phosphate dehydrogenase, translated as MVRVAINGFGRIGRTFFRLAYGNPDFEVVAINDLGNLESLAYLLEYDSVYGRSPFSVDQKDGKLIIQDKEVTFLQEREPGKLPWRDMNIDVVIESTGFFTTYEGSKAHLDAGAKRVVVSAPVKGKPVEGVSGATVLMGVNHDALATCQISSNASCTTNATSPLIAILKESIGIEKAVLNTVHAYTASQSLVDGPSKKDLRAGRAAAINIVPSTTGAAIATTLAHTELKDKFDGIAMRVPVPVGSIVDVTFIASKDTTVEEVNKALADAAENPRWKNLFAATTEQIVSSDIIGSRVGSIADLSFTKVVGGNLVKVLAWYDNETSYTQTLVEHVRAVAGHIAK; from the coding sequence ATGGTACGTGTTGCAATAAATGGTTTTGGTCGCATCGGAAGAACTTTCTTTCGGTTAGCCTATGGTAATCCAGATTTTGAAGTGGTGGCAATCAACGATCTGGGAAATTTGGAAAGCCTGGCTTACTTACTGGAGTATGACTCTGTCTACGGTAGGAGTCCTTTTAGTGTGGATCAAAAAGATGGAAAGTTAATCATCCAGGATAAGGAGGTGACCTTTTTACAAGAGCGCGAGCCTGGTAAATTGCCATGGCGAGATATGAATATTGATGTTGTAATTGAATCTACTGGCTTTTTCACTACCTATGAGGGTTCAAAAGCCCATCTTGATGCTGGTGCAAAAAGGGTTGTAGTTTCAGCTCCGGTTAAAGGTAAGCCGGTCGAAGGTGTGTCAGGAGCGACTGTGTTGATGGGGGTTAATCATGATGCTCTGGCTACCTGTCAAATATCGTCTAACGCTTCTTGTACCACTAACGCTACCAGTCCATTGATCGCTATTTTGAAAGAGTCAATCGGAATTGAGAAAGCGGTACTAAACACAGTTCATGCGTATACTGCTTCTCAGTCATTGGTTGACGGTCCTAGTAAAAAAGATTTACGAGCTGGCCGGGCAGCTGCTATCAATATCGTGCCTAGCACGACTGGCGCAGCTATTGCTACTACTCTAGCTCATACTGAACTCAAAGATAAGTTTGATGGTATCGCTATGCGAGTACCGGTGCCAGTAGGGTCAATAGTTGACGTTACTTTTATTGCGTCTAAAGACACTACGGTAGAAGAGGTAAATAAGGCTTTAGCTGATGCAGCAGAAAATCCAAGATGGAAAAATTTGTTTGCAGCTACGACCGAACAGATTGTTTCTAGCGACATCATTGGGTCACGGGTCGGCTCAATTGCAGATTTATCTTTCACAAAGGTTGTTGGCGGTAACTTAGTGAAAGTTTTGGCTTGGTATGATAATGAAACTAGTTACACTCAAACTTTGGTTGAGCACGTAAGAGCGGTAGCAGGACATATTGCCAAGTAA